One genomic window of Cannabis sativa cultivar Pink pepper isolate KNU-18-1 chromosome 2, ASM2916894v1, whole genome shotgun sequence includes the following:
- the LOC115720329 gene encoding pectinesterase inhibitor-like yields the protein MNPISVFCFLTLLSIGLNKIPQVYGDLISDTCGKALYKDVCEKTLRADPNSRGAKVDGLAKIALKAASSSAKTTQGQITSLLKTAKDKAVIAALKDCNENYDGANSQLNDSLKAMVNKRYADVNIWVTAAMTDGDSCEDGFKKGTSPLTQANTNFGQLCSNVLAITNQIK from the coding sequence atgaacCCCATCTCAGTTTTCTGCTTTCTGACTCTTCTCTCCATTGGTTTGAACAAAATTCCTCAAGTTTATGGAGATTTGATCTCTGACACGTGTGGCAAAGCTTTGTACAAAGATGTTTGTGAGAAGACACTCCGGGCGGATCCTAATAGTCGCGGGGCCAAGGTGGATGGCTTAGCCAAAATTGCCTTGAAAGCAGCGTCTTCAAGTGCCAAAACCACCCAAGGCCAAATCACAAGTCTACTTAAAACGGCCAAGGATAAGGCTGTTATAGCTGCCTTGAAAGATTGCAATGAGAATTATGATGGTGCCAATTCTCAGCTTAATGATTCACTGAAGGCCATGGTTAACAAACGCTACGCTGATGTTAACATTTGGGTCACGGCTGCCATGACCGATGGAGACTCGTGTGAGGATGGCTTTAAGAAAGGTACTTCACCTTTGACCCAAGCCAATACAAACTTTGGTCAACTTTGCAGTAATGTCTTGGCCATAACAaaccaaattaaataa